The Verrucomicrobium spinosum DSM 4136 = JCM 18804 DNA segment AACCGCAAAAACAAGAGGGCTCCCAAAATCGGGAGCCCTCTCAGGGACAGAAGTTACGGGACGATCTGCGGGAAACGGCTACTTCTTCCCGGACGAGATCCGCTCGAAGAAGTAGGGGATGGAGATCTTCAGGCACTGGATGCCGTAGCGCAGGGCCTTGGAGAAGGGGATGGAACTGCTGTCTTCCTCGTACACCGTGGGGCAGGTTACCTCGCTGGTGGCAAAGTCATGACGCAGCGCGCCAATGAGCATCTGGTTGTCGAAGATGAAGTCATTGCGAAACTCGTGGAAGGGCACCGTCTCCAGGAGCTTCCGGGTGTAGCCGCGGCAGCCAGTGTGGAACTCACTATGGCTCACCCCAAAGCACCAGCCCATCACCATGGTGAGCAGGCGGTTGGGCAGGTAGCGCCAGAAGGGCATCGTGCCGCGAGCCCCTTTCCCGGAAGTGCGTGCCCCCAGCACCAGGTCATGGTAGCCCGTGGCCAGCATCGCCGCCATGGGCAGCGTCACCTTTGGCGGATACTGGTAATCCGGATGGAGCTGGATCACGATGTCGGCACCAGCGTCCAGAGCCAGTTGCAGACAGCGCTTCACGTTGCCGCCGTAGTTCAGGTTTTTCTCATTGCGGAAGACGGAGATCCCGAGGGCCTGTGCAGTGGCAAAGGTGTCGTCCTTGGAGGCGTCATCCACCAGGATCACAATGTCCACATACTCGCGTGGGATGTCTGCGACAGTCTTGCCCACGGTTTTGGCCGCGTAGTACGCGGGCATGGTGACGGCGATCTTTTTACCAAGAAGCATGTGTGAGTGTGGTGCGGTGAATGACGGGAGAACGCTACCCGGAAGCAGGCATCAAGCCAGTTCCAGGCTTTGTTGCCGAATGGACTCCCATGCCTTTTTGGCGAGGCTGTGGGGAATGTCCACATCGGAAGTCATCAAAGTCTGTCCCGCCGCAACGGAGTGCCGCAGCCGGCTGCCGGAAAGGAGGCCGATAGGCGGCGCGTCCGGAAGCTCTGAGATGCGGACCGTCTCACCGCGCAGCTCCACACTACCGATCGCGGTTTCTATGAGTGTGCCAGCCGGAAGGTCTTTTTTGGCCACGGCTACCACATTGATCTTGGGCTGGGCACTGTTGTTCAGCAACACCCCGCCCCCAGCGATGATGCGGCGCAGTGTGCGCGGCAACTCCAGGTGACACAGGTGGTACGGGCGCAGCAGGGTATAGTACGGCCCCTCGCCCAGCTTCAGGTAGCGCAGGACGTGAGGGCGCTCAGTGGGGTGCTCGCAGGTCACGAAAACTCCGGCGGGCAGCTTTCGGTTGAGCACGTAGTCACTGAGCGGGATGCCCAGGCGTATGGCTTCGGTGCTCAGCAGGGCACCTGCTTCATCCAGCGTCAGGTCCTGGGGACCCAGCATGCCGCGCTGCGCGATATCAGCACCCAGCCCATTGGCCACCAGCGCTTGCTCGATCTGCAGCTTTGTTCCGTCGGTGAAGCTCGTCACCTGCGTCCGGCTGATGCCATTGCGGCTGGCCCAGTAGGCCATTTCTTCCTCTTTAGGATGATGGTTCAGGAAGCCCTTGATGTTTCCGTAAACGAGCGGGTTGAAGCCCATCTGCACCGCCTCTTCATGCAGGGCTGCCAGGGATCCGGGCTGGTCGCCTTCAGCCTCAGTGAGAATGCCGCTGTTACAAAAGTAGGAGCCCACCGTTACGTGGAACTCTGCGCCCATCGTCACCACCGGCAAGCCTGCCTCATGAGCGGCCTGCACCGTATTGCTGGCGTGCAGAATGTCCCCGCTGCACTCCACGATCACATCCGAGTGAGCCATCAGGTCCTCCATGGACCGTGTCAGGAGGTTGGAGTCAATGTCCTGCACGGAATTGACCGGACGCCGGGTCAGGACCCGGGATACCGCCATGTCCGGCGTGGTGCGCAGCATCAAACACAAGCCCACAGCGATGAAGCCCGTCCCCACAATCCCAATTCTTGTTGGGACCGTACGAGTGATTCTGGGCGTCATGGGGCTTGGCATTCGGGGGTGGTTTTGCGGGGAGTCGCGGATACTGCCGACAACTGCTGCGAAAGCAAACGAATCCAGCAAGAAGCGTGATAATCTTGCGGGGAAAAACAATTATCTGTCGCGATCTCCTCGGCGATATCGAAAGACATCACGGGAGGTAAAGGGCATGAGACCGGAAAAGTGGCCCACATGCTCAAACTGTGCGGGATCCTCCAGAATGGCGATCACTTCCGCCAGCGTGGGATTGGCCTTGTGGAACCCCACATCTCCCAGGTTGAAGTAAAGCTGCCGTCCGCTGCGATCCGCCTCGGCAAGCACGGCGCGAAACTCGGTGAGATTGTCTGCCCGATACATGGCCGGGTCATAAGCTTCTGTGAACATGGAGAGGGCCCCGCCCATCACCTCCTTGTCAAAGTCCGGGTGGCGGGGGCTCATGATCTTCCGGTAGCTGGCTACGGACTCGCGGGACGGCTCGATGGGGTGGTGCCGCATCCGGTCCCTGGGGACAGCGGTGATCAGGACAAAAAGCGTGGTGACAGCCAGCAGCAGCCCATGTCGATGCTTCACCCGCCAGCGTGCCATTCCCGAGGCCGCAGCGGAGACGAGCATGAGGAGTCCTGGCAGGAACGGCAGCAGGTACCACGGATAGGGCTTGTTCTGCCCCGCCGCCATGTGGGCGAGCATCAAGAGAGGGGGTGCCAGGACAAAAATCAGGAGCAAGCGGCGCGTTCGGTCCGTCACCAGAGCCCAGACGCCGACCACCAAGGTCAGGAGAAACGTGCCCGTGCCTGCCGCAAAAAGGACGGGATGCGCGGCGAATGCGGCTGAGAGGTGATGATGCAGCGGGTTGGCCTCCCTGCTCCAGGCATTCCACGGTTGGCCAAAAACCCAGCCGGAGAAGGAGTCCTGCCACCAGCGCAGGTCCATCGTGCCGTGAATCTCCCCCTTTTTCATGAACTCCAGCATCTGCGGCCAGCAGGGGGTGAGGTAGCCGAGCACCAGAAAGCAGGTGACGAGCCCCCCCACGACCCAGCGGCTGGCCAGGAGCAGCCGTGCCGGCCAGGTGAGCGTCGGGGAGCAGAGCGCCCCGATCACCAGCAGGTTGAATCCTGCCAAAAGGTAAACGCTTTGGAAATTGCTCCAGAGGATGAAAAACTCCAACAGTCCCATCAGCACCCACCATCGCCAGAGTCCAGTGTGCAGCGCCCGGCCCACCACCCCTACCAGAGCCGTGGCACCGAGCATGACGAATCCGTAGCCTCGACCGTCCACGGCGAACCGGATGAACCACGGATGCGCGGCCATGAGCAGCGCGGTCCACCATCCCCCCAGGCCCCAAACCCGCAGGGACCAGATCATCAGTGCCAGGGTCGCCAGACCGCCCACGAACACAGGCGCGCGCAGGAGCGCCTCATTGAACCAGGGGGCGTCCGGCCCAGTGCCAGGGCGGAAAAAAGTCTCGTGGGTGAGCCGGGCAAAGGCGCTGTACCCCAGATGGTTCGTGGGCTTGCGCATGTTCCACAGGGTGGTGGCCCACGAGCGGGGTTCAATGGTGAGCGTGCCATCTGGCTGGCGCTCCACTTTGTCCAAAATGAACCGACTCGCGTTGAAGTCTTCGTCTCCCCACATTGAGAGAGTGAGGCGCGGGCTGTTCATCCACGCCCCCAGGCCCACCACTCCCACCAGTCCCAGCGTGTGCCACTTGGTCCAGGGTGGGCGGGTCGGGGCCTCCATCAGTGCCATGCCGTCTCGGTGCCGCCGGCCCAGCCAGGGACTGGCGAGAAGCAGCAGGGCGGACAGGCCCAGATTGAGCTTCAATCCCTTGTATAGCCATACTGGCACGTAGGCCTCTGGTGCCACCACCTTCCCTTCGGCCTTCAGGCGTTCAATGCGTCGCTCCTGCTTCACGGGCCGGTCGATGGTCAGGTAGGCCGTCAAAAATCCGGTAAACAAGAGCGCGCTCACCACGATGAGCACGCGGGACTCACGCAGCGGCAAAAAGGAGGGGGCTCGAAACATCCGGCCGCGACCATGGCTTTGAGGTTCCGTCGAGGCAAGCAGCAACTCCATCTCCTTCCCCAGGTTCAGCCGTGTTCAATCCAACAACCAAGAACTTGCTCACTTTAAAACTCCTGCTATCCTTCGCGCCTCATGTCGTCCGCAGCCTCCATCTGGCTCATTCGAATTATCTAGGGCTTCTGCAGCGCCTGAAAGGCGTTTTCTTGTGCAGACAGCCCGCATCCGACCTTCCGACTGAGCGCCCGGACCCGGCGTCGAACTGGCGAAAGATTGACTTCGCCTCCCTGCGTCCGCCTTGCGCAAGCCTCCCTTCTTTGCTTTTCTCGTAACCCTGCTTTTTCGCTACTACCTCCCCGCTTCCTATGATCACTGCACCGAAAGTTTCCCTTTATGATACCACGCTCCGTGATGGGACGCAGGGTGAAGGCGTAAACTTCAGCTCCCTCGACAAACTGCGCATCGCCCATGAGCTGGACAGCTTTGGCATGCACTACATTGAGGGCGGCTGGCCCGGCTCCAACCCCAAGGATGTGGAATTCTTTGAGCTGGCCAAGAAGCAGACTTTCAAGAACGCCAAGATTGCGGCCTTTGGAAGCACCCGCCGTGCCGATCTGGCCGTGGACAAGGATCCCCAGGTGCGCACCCTTCTGGAGGCTGAGACGCCAGTCGTCACCTTCTACGGCAAGAGCTGGCTGCTTCATGTGACGGAGGTGCTGCGCACCACGCCAGAAGTGAACCGTGCGATGATCCGTGACACGGTGCGCCACTGCAAAGAGGCCGGCCGCGAAGTCTTCTACGACGCCGAGCATTTCTTTGATGGGTTCAAGGACGAGCCCGAATACGCCCTCTCCACTTTGGAGGCAGCGCTGGAAGGCGGGGCCGATGTGCTGGTGCTTTGCGAGACCAATGGCGGCACGCTTCCGCATGAAATCTCAGAGATTGTCAGCAAAGTCCAGGCCCGTTTCCCAGAGGCCAAGATCGGCATTCACTCCCATGATGATGGCGGCCTCGGCGTGGCCAACGCTCTCGCCGCCATCCGTGCGGGGGCGGTGCAGGTGCAGGGCACGATGAACGGCTACGGTGAGCGTACCGGCAACTGCAACCTCACCACGGTCATCCCGAACCTGCAGCTCAAAATGGGCATCCCCGTGGTGGGCGATCTTACCAAGCTCACCGTCCTCTCCAAGTTTGTTGATGACGTGGCCAACCTGCCACACTTCAACCGGGCTCCCTTTGTAGGCAGCACCGCCTTCTCCCACAAGGGGGGCACCCACGTGAATGCCGTACAAAAGCTGGCCCGCAGCTATGAGCACATCCAGCCCGCCAGCGTGGGCAACCGGCAGGTGGTGTTGGTGAGTGACATGTCTGGCCAGGACAACATCCTGCACAAAGCCGCCGAACTGGGCTTCCCCCTTCAACGCGGATCGGCCGAGGTGAAGCGCATTCTGGACCACGTGAAGACCCAGGAAAACGAAGGGTACGAGTACGAGGCCGCCGATGCTTCCTTCGAGCTCGTCCTGCGCAAGGACATGGGCCAGTTCACCTCCAGCTTCCGGCTGCTGGAGTACCATGTAAGCCACCGCACCCATGGAGAGCGCGGTTTCGACACCTGCGAAGCCACCGTCAAAGTGGAAGTGAATGGCGAGCGCGTTTACACCGTGGAGGAAGGTGACGGCCCCGTGAACGCCCTTGACCGCGCCCTCCGCGTGGCCCTTTCCAGAGCCCATCCGGAAATCGCAACCGTCCAGCTCTGCGACTACAAGGTCCGCATCATCGACAGCCGCACGGGCACCGCTGCCAAGACCCGCGTGCTGATCGAGAGCACCGATGGTGTGAACCACTGGGGCACCGTCGGCGTGAGCACCAACATCATCGACGCCAGCTGGGAAGCGTTGGTGGACAGCCTAGAGTACTTCCTCTCCAAGAAGGCGAACTACGCGGAGTAGAGTTGTCGGGCGTCCTTGGTGGGTAGGGAACGGAGTGGCAGTGCATGCTGCCCTCCGTCTGCACATCCTTCGGAAAAGGCGTGGTTCTGCCAATGTCATTCCGGCGGGCTAAATCCCCATTCCATCAGGTAAAAGCTGGCGAGGCTGATGACCTCGCTTCGTCAAACGAGCTGGGGGGCTGAAAGCCCGGCGTGATGGCCGCCATGGCCAACGCCCAAGGTTGGCGTTGGTTCTAGATATTGAGGGCTGTAGGCCCGGGTCATTCAGGGAGGCTCGCTTATTGACTGCTGCTGGTGATGCCAACCGCTCTGGCAATGTGTCGAGTGTCGTGTTGTCGCCATTGCCTTTCGGCTTACTGACTGCTGCTGGATGTTGTCCGGCTTGGTCATCGCCACCTCCAGGCGGTCGCCATTGCCTTTCGGCTTACTGACTGCTGCTGGTATCTTCAAGAAGGAGACGTGATCTCCTTCCGTACGTCGCCATTGCCTTTCGGCTTACTGACTGCTGCTGGGGTCTATGAGATAACTTTTTTCGACTGCTTCTGCGAGGTCGCCATTGCCTTTCGGCTTACTGACTGCTGCTGGTTGACGGGTGCGGCCCCAAACGACTCACCATCGCGGAGGTCGCCATTGCCTTTCGGCTTACTGACTGCTGCTGGGCACGATTAAGTCCTTTGAGATCCGGTCACTGCAAAACGTCGCCATTGCCTTTCGGCTTACTGACTGCTGCTGGGACGACGCCACACCTGCGGACATCGCCACTGGCCTGGTCGCCATTGCCTTTCGGCTTACTGACTGCTGCTGGCCGTAGACAGCCTGGTAAACAGCCAGCTCCTCAATCCGTCGCCATTGCCTTTCGGCTTACTGACTGCTGCTGGGGGTAAGGGGCATCCGTCTGCGGACCTCCAACATCAAGTCGCCATTGCCTTTCGGCTTACTGACTGCTGCTGGGGATCTGGAGGCTACGGGGCCGGATGAGGCGGTGTCTGGTCGCCATTGCCTTTCGGCTTACTGACTGCTGCTGGACGACGGCCACGGTCTGCGCCTCGCCCTGGTCGGCATGGTCGCCATTGCCTTTCGGCTTACTGACTGCTGCTGGCGACGAACTCGCCTTTCCACTCCCAGCCGCCAGCGCTGTCGCCATTGCCTTTCGGCTTACTGACTGCTGCTGGAGCTGGACAAGTCGGGTGCATTGCAGTCTCGCGCTGAGTCGCCATTGCCTTTCGGCTTACTGACTGCTGCTGGTGCTGACTGCCCTCAAGATGACCCCAGAGCAGGCCGAGTCGCCATTGCCTTTCGGCTTACTGACTGCTGCTGGCCAGTGATATGGATGGGGAGTCGGTCCGTGGGTTCTGTGTCGCCATTGCCTTTCGGCTTACTGACTGCTGCTGGTCCGCCTGCAACT contains these protein-coding regions:
- the cimA gene encoding citramalate synthase encodes the protein MITAPKVSLYDTTLRDGTQGEGVNFSSLDKLRIAHELDSFGMHYIEGGWPGSNPKDVEFFELAKKQTFKNAKIAAFGSTRRADLAVDKDPQVRTLLEAETPVVTFYGKSWLLHVTEVLRTTPEVNRAMIRDTVRHCKEAGREVFYDAEHFFDGFKDEPEYALSTLEAALEGGADVLVLCETNGGTLPHEISEIVSKVQARFPEAKIGIHSHDDGGLGVANALAAIRAGAVQVQGTMNGYGERTGNCNLTTVIPNLQLKMGIPVVGDLTKLTVLSKFVDDVANLPHFNRAPFVGSTAFSHKGGTHVNAVQKLARSYEHIQPASVGNRQVVLVSDMSGQDNILHKAAELGFPLQRGSAEVKRILDHVKTQENEGYEYEAADASFELVLRKDMGQFTSSFRLLEYHVSHRTHGERGFDTCEATVKVEVNGERVYTVEEGDGPVNALDRALRVALSRAHPEIATVQLCDYKVRIIDSRTGTAAKTRVLIESTDGVNHWGTVGVSTNIIDASWEALVDSLEYFLSKKANYAE
- a CDS encoding glycosyltransferase family 2 protein codes for the protein MLLGKKIAVTMPAYYAAKTVGKTVADIPREYVDIVILVDDASKDDTFATAQALGISVFRNEKNLNYGGNVKRCLQLALDAGADIVIQLHPDYQYPPKVTLPMAAMLATGYHDLVLGARTSGKGARGTMPFWRYLPNRLLTMVMGWCFGVSHSEFHTGCRGYTRKLLETVPFHEFRNDFIFDNQMLIGALRHDFATSEVTCPTVYEEDSSSIPFSKALRYGIQCLKISIPYFFERISSGKK
- a CDS encoding SAF domain-containing protein: MTPRITRTVPTRIGIVGTGFIAVGLCLMLRTTPDMAVSRVLTRRPVNSVQDIDSNLLTRSMEDLMAHSDVIVECSGDILHASNTVQAAHEAGLPVVTMGAEFHVTVGSYFCNSGILTEAEGDQPGSLAALHEEAVQMGFNPLVYGNIKGFLNHHPKEEEMAYWASRNGISRTQVTSFTDGTKLQIEQALVANGLGADIAQRGMLGPQDLTLDEAGALLSTEAIRLGIPLSDYVLNRKLPAGVFVTCEHPTERPHVLRYLKLGEGPYYTLLRPYHLCHLELPRTLRRIIAGGGVLLNNSAQPKINVVAVAKKDLPAGTLIETAIGSVELRGETVRISELPDAPPIGLLSGSRLRHSVAAGQTLMTSDVDIPHSLAKKAWESIRQQSLELA